A window of Candidatus Alcyoniella australis contains these coding sequences:
- a CDS encoding amidophosphoribosyltransferase — protein sequence MSGICGVVSSGDCAELLLFCTDYHTHLGSQLAGMAVHGEKIYKKIHDITQGQFKSRFSEDYLKMRGKMGVGVISDADAQPLLIHSRFGSYALAMAGMIDNKDELTQELFNGGSIFTETSTGEINSVELLAKLIETGETLVQGVEQIYDRIQGSASLLLLTADGIIAARDRLGRTPLVLGERNGDYMLASEQCAFTNLEFKPLKLLGPGEIVIVNNEGYRVLRKPGEQMQICSFLWIYTGYPASSYEWIGVEGVRERCGAMMARRDDVQADLVSGVPDSGMGHAVGYAMESGLPLRRALVKYTPGYGRSYIPPSQKIRDQVAQMKLLPVPDVIRGNRLVICEDSIVRGTQLKSFTMQKLWDFGAKEVHLRPACPPLMFPCRFALSTRKVDELIARRAINVISGGDQTNLGPYLDPDTPQYKRMVDWIAQHLGATTLRYQRLDDMIKAIGLPEENLCHYCWTGRSLSYEYNPRQRELGLETGKI from the coding sequence GTCCACGGTGAAAAGATCTACAAGAAGATCCACGACATTACTCAAGGTCAGTTCAAATCGCGTTTCTCCGAGGACTACCTGAAGATGCGCGGCAAAATGGGCGTCGGCGTGATCAGCGACGCGGACGCCCAGCCGCTGCTGATCCACTCGCGCTTCGGCAGTTACGCCCTGGCGATGGCCGGGATGATCGACAACAAGGACGAGCTGACCCAGGAGCTGTTCAACGGCGGGTCGATCTTCACTGAGACCTCCACCGGCGAGATCAACTCGGTGGAACTGCTGGCCAAGCTGATCGAGACCGGCGAGACCTTGGTCCAAGGCGTGGAGCAGATCTACGACCGGATTCAGGGCTCGGCCTCGCTGCTGCTGCTGACCGCGGACGGGATCATCGCGGCCCGCGACAGGCTGGGCCGCACGCCGCTGGTGCTCGGCGAGCGCAACGGCGACTACATGCTGGCCTCGGAGCAGTGCGCCTTTACCAACCTGGAGTTCAAGCCGTTGAAGCTGCTCGGGCCGGGCGAGATCGTGATCGTCAACAACGAGGGCTACCGCGTGCTGCGCAAACCCGGAGAGCAGATGCAGATCTGTTCCTTTCTCTGGATCTACACCGGCTACCCGGCGTCGAGCTACGAGTGGATCGGCGTGGAGGGAGTGCGCGAACGTTGCGGCGCGATGATGGCCCGCCGCGACGACGTGCAGGCCGACCTGGTGTCCGGAGTCCCCGACTCGGGCATGGGTCACGCCGTGGGCTACGCGATGGAGTCCGGGTTGCCGTTGCGCCGCGCGCTGGTCAAGTACACCCCGGGTTACGGCCGTTCGTACATTCCGCCCTCGCAGAAGATCCGCGATCAGGTGGCCCAGATGAAACTGCTGCCCGTGCCCGACGTGATTCGCGGCAACCGGCTGGTGATCTGCGAGGACTCGATCGTCCGCGGCACCCAGCTCAAGAGCTTCACCATGCAAAAGCTCTGGGACTTCGGCGCCAAGGAGGTCCACCTGCGGCCGGCCTGTCCGCCGCTGATGTTCCCCTGCCGTTTCGCGCTCTCCACGCGCAAAGTCGACGAGCTGATCGCGCGCCGCGCGATCAACGTGATCAGCGGCGGAGACCAGACCAACCTCGGTCCCTACCTTGACCCGGATACGCCGCAGTACAAGAGAATGGTCGATTGGATCGCCCAACACCTCGGCGCCACGACCCTGCGCTACCAACGGCTGGACGATATGATCAAGGCCATCGGGCTGCCCGAGGAGAACCTGTGCCACTACTGCTGGACCGGCCGCTCGTTGTCGTACGAGTACAACCCGCGCCAACGCGAGCTCGGGCTGGAAACGGGAAAGATCTGA